One window of Cydia pomonella isolate Wapato2018A chromosome 5, ilCydPomo1, whole genome shotgun sequence genomic DNA carries:
- the LOC133518408 gene encoding ragulator complex protein LAMTOR5, whose protein sequence is MEKELDRVIEEIMSTPNVNGCLVADHQGLCLASKGAAHVDSAGVVVAISEQACKIQPNLKPPTVCLETDTKQCLIQRHGTITGAIFKQKA, encoded by the coding sequence atGGAGAAGGAATTAGACAGAGTAATCGAAGAGATAATGTCCACGCCGAACGTTAACGGTTGCCTAGTGGCGGACCACCAAGGCCTCTGCTTGGCGTCGAAGGGTGCCGCGCACGTAGACTCGGCGggcgttgtcgtagcgatatcGGAGCAAGCCTGCAAGATACAGCCCAACCTGAAGCCGCCAACCGTCTGCCTGGAGACCGACACCAAGCAGTGCCTCATACAGCGGCACGGGACGATCACGGGAGCCATTTTCAAGCAGAAGGCTTAG
- the LOC133518406 gene encoding succinate--hydroxymethylglutarate CoA-transferase: MMFKRILPSKQFCLSTADYSTKLPGLLSDVSVLDLTRIVAGPFCTMTLGDLGANVIKVESMDGDESRKWGPPFMQGDSNKDSFYFLAVNRNKKSICLDLKSQEGKNVMYDLAKKCDVMVENFLPGKLDKMQVGYERLSQINPKLIYCAITGFGPTGPYANKPGYDVVAAAMGGLVNATGERNGRPAKPGVAITDLTTGLHSFGAIMAALYHRQKTGRGQKIDCNLLSTQISSMINLASVYLNCGIEVQRWGTAHANLVPYQAFETKDGELVIGTGSNAQFADFCRIIKKEELINDERFKDNSDRVKNRDEIIRIISEVIKTKTSKEWTRLFKNASFPNGPVNKMKDVFEDEHVKAIGLVKELPHPEVGSVKVVGPPTVYSAGGNYARTAPPTLGQYTKEILSEFLGYDDGKIDGLFDAKIVR, translated from the exons atgatgtttaaaaGAATTCTTCCGTCTAAGCAATTTTGCTTATCAACGGCGGATTATTCGACGAAGTTACCGGGGCTTTTAAGCGATGTGAGCGTGTTGGATTTGACCAGGATCGTGGCTGGTCCGTTCTGTACTATGACCCTTGGGGACTTGGGGGCGAATGTGATAAAAGTGGAGAGTATGGATGGGGATGAGAGCAGGAAATGGGGGCCTCCTTTCATGCAGGGTGATAGCAACAAGGACTCATTCTACTTTTTAGCAGTGAACAGGAATAAGAAGAGTATTTGCTTGGACTTGAAGTCGCAGGAAG GGAAGAATGTGATGTATGACTTAGCCAAGAAGTGTGATGTGATGGTGGAAAACTTCTTACCGGGAAAGTTGGATAAGATGCAGGTTGGGTATGAGCGACTCAGCCAAATTAACCCCAAGCTGATATACTGTGCTATCACTGGCTTCGGGCCGACGGGGCCTTATGCTAACAAACCCGG TTACGACGTGGTAGCTGCAGCAATGGGCGGCCTAGTGAACGCGACGGGGGAACGCAATGGCCGCCCCGCCAAGCCCGGCGTCGCCATAACCGATCTAACAACCGGCCTACACTCCTTCGGCGCCATCATGGCTGCCCTTTACCACAGACAAAAAACTGGAAGAGGACAGAAAATCGACTGCAATTTACTTTCCACACAAATTTCAAGCATGATTAATTTAGCTAGCGTTTATCTGAACTGCGGTATTGAGGTGCAACGCTGGGGCACTGCTCATGCTAACTTAGTGCCTTACCAAGCGTTTGAAACTAAAGATGGAGAATTAGTCATTGGTACAGGCTCTAATGCTCAATTTGCGGATTTCTGTAgaatcattaaaaaagaggaatTGATTAATGATGAGCGATTCAAAGATAACTCAGACAGAGTAAAGAACAGAGATGAAATAATTAGAATAATAAGTGAAGttatcaaaactaaaactagtaAAGAATGGACGCGGTTATTCAAAAACGCCTCGTTTCCTAATGGTCCTGTTAATAAGATGAAGGATGTATTCGAAGATGAGCATGTGAAAGCTATAGGGTTGGTAAAAGAGCTGCCACATCCAGAAGTGGGGTCGGTAAAGGTGGTCGGGCCGCCGACGGTATACAGCGCAGGTGGGAACTACGCGAGAACCGCTCCGCCAACGCTTGGACAATATACTAAGGAAATATTGTCAGAGTTCCTTGGGTATGATGATGGGAAAATAGATGGGTTGTTTGACGCTAAGATTGTGCGATGA
- the LOC133518407 gene encoding E3 ubiquitin-protein ligase PPP1R11-like translates to MGERLRPEEMATTSTAVATVPSQIQEPAEPVAVITLRPRKSRKKVVWTEDTVDNEHMNKKKSKCCCIYEKPKAFGESDSEDSDDECEHCFGHVEKRHKQAGNSTVTTDEQDGAGSEAPATVTLQPSPAPAEPSPPDTNKDTPE, encoded by the exons ATGGGTGAGCGACTGCGACCTGAGGAAATGGCGACCACGAGCACGGCGGTAGCGACCGTCCCATCTCAGATCCAAGAG CCCGCAGAGCCGGTAGCGGTGATAACACTCCGGCCGCGCAAGTCACGCAAGAAGGTCGTGTGGACAGAGGACACCGTTGACAATGAACATATGAATAAGAAGAAGTCCAAGT GTTGCTGCATTTACGAAAAACCGAAGGCGTTTGGCGAGTCAGACTCGGAAGACAGTGACGATGAGTGCGAGCACTGCTTCGGACACGTGGAGAAACGGCACAAACAAGCAGGCAATAGCACAGTTACAACGGATGAGCAG GACGGGGCGGGCTCGGAGGCACCGGCCACCGTGACGCTGCAGCCCTCCCCCGCGCCCGCGGAACCCTCGCCGCCCGACACCAACAAGGACACACCTGAGTAA